A region of Silurus meridionalis isolate SWU-2019-XX chromosome 13, ASM1480568v1, whole genome shotgun sequence DNA encodes the following proteins:
- the LOC124395968 gene encoding anoctamin-1 isoform X2, with protein sequence MSFHRSGSERWNGAPECLRGTIAVSDSSSIHSEKLRSLARDISEISHENISSRHGGEKPAEEPAKPRPCPKGGVCFTDGRRRVDYVLVYHCKRRLSIVTNGNLPPESPAPHHTDPQANLAEAELEVGMASGPGEAEKALIREEFERGLQEQGLEIERDEEMKTVRFTRLHVPWSVLSREAELLKIKVPTKRIYELKEKMGLAGLLSSLWEKLNQPFQPGVPGPPHNPHTRVLSLPFNREKLHLFDIKSRNTLFDTATRGRIVFEILRRTACTQACQTLGITSLLARGVYDAAFPLHDGDFTSDAKELRNDRQLLHDEWANYGVFFKYQPVDLIRRYFGEKIGLYFAWLGVYTQLLIPASAMGIVVFLYGWMTVDTNIPSQEMCDKRLNFTMCPLCDEVCDYWQLSSMCSTAQASYLFDNHATVAFAIFMCLWGAVFLEHWKRRQRCLQHSWDLTGVEDEEDELRPAYEDFLLQKQQKKCKNKLKDELDERTHDKGREKLISAKRGGQPLFSSESLTWRDRLPGFCINVSSILLMVGVTLSAVSGVILYRIIVFAVMSMNPDHEAKANVRVTVTTTAVIINLLVVLVLDEIYGAVAAWITELEIPKTEAAFEEHLILKTFLLKSMNAFAPVFYVAFFKGRFAGRPGDYVYVFKDFRMEECAPAGCLIEVCIQLGMIMLGKQLIQNNVFEIAIPKLKKMYRKYKEEKEGGEKKKKDKDPNRPRHRWDLDYQLEPYEGLSPEYMEMIIQYGFVTLFVASFPLAPVFALLNNVIEIRLDAAKFVTEIRRPDAVRAKEIGIWYNILSGISKFAVITNAFVISFTSEFIPRMVYQYLYSETGTMHGFIDHTLAYFNTSNFRPGTAPNSTRLDRELQICRYKDYRDPPWSPESYQLSKQYWSVLAARLAFVIFFQNLAMFLSMLVAWLIPDVPHSLKDCLKREKALLLDLLLSEEVEKQRRHPFQHQANINITVNTSEEETIVDIEPDCRIIQQSQTTENELQSADKENLAGEEPESTTVEPIIPEKDHQSLTTSDPHLNQSVLQGQENLFKSHYQDFYPKGPPLRNLASRSRSRCQTLPPRQRGDGPGGGSRKPSHSTSFVHFNQSFSQKNSENLQRSPIVPLQPPSKHQSSKSSSKTELQSVGSQLSVVSCHSFETELQAEAPSCSLSKQEITSSQKPWVQSPSKPEFSESRSAALSRPPSKPELSVSQSAVLPRPPSKPEIIGSITKGLPLQDPATRIKSRCKTLPPRYKGPDPPLRTTHSTSFTNINNTPPLSSDVMHNPPV encoded by the exons AGAGATGGAACGGAGCTCCGGAGTGCCTGCGAGGAACTATAGCTGTGAGTGACTCCTCGTCCATTCACAGTGAGAAGCTGCGCAGTCTCGCCCGAGACATTTCTGAAATCAGCCACGAGAACATCTCCAGCCGACATGGTGGAGAAAAACCTGCTGAGGAACCG GCTAAGCCCCGCCCATGTCCGAAAGGAGGCGTGTGTTTCACTGATGGCCGAAGGAGAGTTGATTACGTTCTCGTGTATCACTGCAAAAGACGCCTTTCCATCGTCACTAATGGAAACCTGCCTCCTGAGAGTCCCGCCCCTCATCACACAGACCCGCAAGCCAACCTGGCAGAGGCGGAGTTGGAGGTGGGCATGGCTTCAGGCCCAGGTGAAGCAGAAAAGGCCCTGATCAGGGAGGAGTTTGAGCGAGGGCTACAGGAGCAAGGTTTGGAGATCGAACGAGATGAagag atgaAGACAGTCCGTTTTACACGTCTTCATGTCCCCTGGTCGGTGCTGAGTCGTGAGGCAGAGCTTCTAAAGATCAAAGTTCCTACCAAAAGA ATTTACGAGCTGAAGGAGAAGATGGGACTCGCTGGACTCCTGAGTTCACTGTGGGAGAAGCTCAACCAGCCCTTTCAGCCTGGAGTTCCTGGTCCTCCACACAACCCTCACACACGTGTCCTGTCTCTACCATTCAACAGAGAGAAGCTACACct GTTTGATATTAAGTCGAGGAACACACTCTTCGACACGGCGACGCGAGGGAGAATA GTGTTTGAGATCCTGAGACGCACGGCGTGTACACAGGCGTGTCAGACTCTGG GAATCACGTCGTTACTGGCTCGAGGTGTGTACGACGCAGCGTTTCCCTTACACGAT GGAGATTTTACCTCCGACGCTAAAGAACTGCGCAATGACAGACAG TTGTTACATGATGAATGGGCCAATTATGGAGTTTTCTTCAAGTACCAGCCAGTGGATCTCATCAG GAGGTACTTTGGGGAGAAGATCGGTCTGTACTTTGCCTGGTTAGGAGTTTATACCCAGCTGCTTATTCCCGCCTCAGCGATGGGGATCGTGGTGTTCCTGTATGGCTGGATGACTGTAGATACAAACATTCCcag cCAGGAGATGTGTGATAAGCGTCTGAACTTCACCATGTGTCCTCtgtgtgatgaagtgtgtgATTATTGGCAGTTGAGCAGTATGTGCAGCACGGCGCAGGCCAGCTATCTGTTCGACAATCACGCCACCGTCGCCTTCGCCATCTTCATGTGCCTCTGGG gcgcTGTATTTCTGGAGCATTGGAAGAGGAGACAGAGGTGTCTGCAGCACAGTTGGGATCTTACAGGggttgaggatgaggag gATGAGCTGCGACCAGCGTATGAAGATTTCCTCCTGCAGAAGcaacaaaaaaagtgcaaaaacaaattgaaaGATGAG TTAGATGAGAGGACACATGACAAAGGTAGAGAGAAGCTGATATCTGCGAAAAGAGGAGGACAGCCACTG TTTTCTTCAGAATCTCTGACGTGGAGAGACCGACTGCCAGGATTCTGCATCAACGTTTCCTCCATTCTTTTAATG gtgggagTCACTCTCTCGGCAGTATCCGGTGTCATCCTGTACCGCATCATCGTTTTTGCAGTGATGTCCATGAACCCTGACCACGAGGCCAAGGCAAATGTGCGTGTTACCGTGACGACCACAGCTGTCATCATCAACCTGCTGGTGGTCCTGGTGCTGGATGAGATCTATGGGGCTGTGGCAGCCTGGATCACAGAGCTGG aAATTCCGAAGACGGAAGCGGCGTTTGAGGAACATCTGATCCTGAAAACGTTTCTCCTCAAGAGCATGAACGCTTTTGCACCTGTCTTCTATGTAGCATTTTTTAAAGGCAG GTTTGCAGGACGTCCTGGTGATTATGTGTACGTCTTTAAAGATTTCCGTATGGAGGAG tgtgctCCTGCAGGTTGCCTGATTGAAGTGTGTATTCAGCTCGGTATGATCATGTTAGGGAAGCAGCTCATCCAGAACAATGTGTTTGAGATCGCCATACC AAAGCTGAAGAAGATGTATCGTAAAtataaagaggagaaagaaggaggagaaaagaagaagaaagacaaagatCCGAATCGGCCTCGACATCGCTGGGATTTAGATTACCAGCTGGAGCCGTATGAGGGTCTGAGTCCAGAGTACATGGAAATGA TTATCCAGTACGGCTTTGTGACGCTCTTCGTGGCCTCGTTCCCGCTCGCTCCCGTCTTCGCTCTGCTCAATAACGTCATTGAGATTCGACTCGATGCTGCAAAGTTTGTGACAGAAATCCGGCGGCCTGATGCAGTCAGAGCGAAGGAGATCG GAATATGGTACAACATCCTCAGTGGCATCAGCAAGTTTGCTGTTATCACAAAT GCGTTCGTTATTTCCTTCACGTCTGAGTTCATTCCCCGGATGGTGTATCAGTATCTGTACAGTGAAACAGGAACCATGCATGGTTTTATAGACCACACACTGGCTTACTTCAACACCAGCAACTTCAGACCAGGCACCGCCCCCAACAGCACACGCCTCGACCGGGAACTTCAAATCTGCAG gtaTAAAGATTATCGAGATCCCCCCTGGTCTCCTGAATCGTATCAGCTCTCGAAGCAGTACTGGTCTGTTCTCGCTGCCCGACTTGCTTTCGTCATCTTTTTCCAG aaccTGGCGATGTTCCTCAGTATGCTGGTGGCATGGTTGATTCCGGATGTTCCCCACTCTTTGAAGGACTGCCTGAAGCGGGAAAAGGCCTTGTTGCTAGATCTTCTTCTTAGCGAGGAGGTGGAGAAACAGCGACGGCATCCATTCCAGCATCAGGCCAATATCAACATAACAGTCAACACCTCAGAGGAGGAGACCATAGTAGATATCGAGCCAGACTGTAGAATCATTCAGCAGAGCCAGACAACTGAGAATGAGTTACAGTCGGCAGACAAGGAGAACCTAGCAGGAGAGGAACCTGAATCTACCACTGTGGAACCAATTATACCTGAAAAGGATCATCAGTCTCTTACTACATCAGATCCTCACTTAAATCAGTCTGTTCTTCAGGGTCAAGAAAACCTATTCAAATCACACTACCAAGACTTTTATCCGAAAGGACCTCCACTTCGGAATCTAGCCTCCAGGTCCAGGAGCCGCTGCCAAACCCTTCCACCCAGACAAAGAGGAGATGGACCTGGAGGTGGCTCAAGAAAACCCAGCCACTCCACTAGCTTTGTGCATTTCAACCAGAGCTTTTCTCAAAAAAACAGTGAGAACTTACAAAGAAGTCCCATTGTACCTTTACAACCTCCATCTAAACATCAATCCAGCAAATCATCTTCTAAAACAGAGCTCCAGTCAGTTGGCAGTCAGCTATCAGTGGTGTCCTGCCATTCCTTTGAAACCGAGCTCCAAGCAGAAGCACCATCATGCTCTTTGTCCAAACAGGAAATAACAAGCAGCCAGAAACCCTGGGTGCAATCACCATCTAAGCCAGAGTTTTCAGAGAGCCGATCAGCAGCATTGTCACGTCCTCCATCCAAACCAGAACTCTCAGTAAGTCAGTCTGCTGTACTACCAAGACCTCCATCCAAACCTGAGATTATAGGGAGCATTACAAAAGGACTTCCACTCCAGGACCCTGCTACCAGAATCAAGTCCCGCTGTAAGACTCTTCCTCCCAGATATAAAGGACCTGATCCACCACTCAGAACCACCCACTCCACCAGCTTCACAAACATCAACAACACACCTCCATTATCCAGTGATGTGATGCACAACCCACCTGTGTAA
- the LOC124395968 gene encoding anoctamin-1 isoform X1 — protein sequence MSFHRSGSERWNGAPECLRGTIAVSDSSSIHSEKLRSLARDISEISHENISSRHGGEKPAEEPAKPRPCPKGGVCFTDGRRRVDYVLVYHCKRRLSIVTNGNLPPESPAPHHTDPQANLAEAELEVGMASGPGEAEKALIREEFERGLQEQGLEIERDEEMKTVRFTRLHVPWSVLSREAELLKIKVPTKRIYELKEKMGLAGLLSSLWEKLNQPFQPGVPGPPHNPHTRVLSLPFNREKLHLFDIKSRNTLFDTATRGRIVFEILRRTACTQACQTLGITSLLARGVYDAAFPLHDGDFTSDAKELRNDRQLLHDEWANYGVFFKYQPVDLIRRYFGEKIGLYFAWLGVYTQLLIPASAMGIVVFLYGWMTVDTNIPSQEMCDKRLNFTMCPLCDEVCDYWQLSSMCSTAQASYLFDNHATVAFAIFMCLWGAVFLEHWKRRQRCLQHSWDLTGVEDEENRAEDELRPAYEDFLLQKQQKKCKNKLKDELDERTHDKGREKLISAKRGGQPLFSSESLTWRDRLPGFCINVSSILLMVGVTLSAVSGVILYRIIVFAVMSMNPDHEAKANVRVTVTTTAVIINLLVVLVLDEIYGAVAAWITELEIPKTEAAFEEHLILKTFLLKSMNAFAPVFYVAFFKGRFAGRPGDYVYVFKDFRMEECAPAGCLIEVCIQLGMIMLGKQLIQNNVFEIAIPKLKKMYRKYKEEKEGGEKKKKDKDPNRPRHRWDLDYQLEPYEGLSPEYMEMIIQYGFVTLFVASFPLAPVFALLNNVIEIRLDAAKFVTEIRRPDAVRAKEIGIWYNILSGISKFAVITNAFVISFTSEFIPRMVYQYLYSETGTMHGFIDHTLAYFNTSNFRPGTAPNSTRLDRELQICRYKDYRDPPWSPESYQLSKQYWSVLAARLAFVIFFQNLAMFLSMLVAWLIPDVPHSLKDCLKREKALLLDLLLSEEVEKQRRHPFQHQANINITVNTSEEETIVDIEPDCRIIQQSQTTENELQSADKENLAGEEPESTTVEPIIPEKDHQSLTTSDPHLNQSVLQGQENLFKSHYQDFYPKGPPLRNLASRSRSRCQTLPPRQRGDGPGGGSRKPSHSTSFVHFNQSFSQKNSENLQRSPIVPLQPPSKHQSSKSSSKTELQSVGSQLSVVSCHSFETELQAEAPSCSLSKQEITSSQKPWVQSPSKPEFSESRSAALSRPPSKPELSVSQSAVLPRPPSKPEIIGSITKGLPLQDPATRIKSRCKTLPPRYKGPDPPLRTTHSTSFTNINNTPPLSSDVMHNPPV from the exons AGAGATGGAACGGAGCTCCGGAGTGCCTGCGAGGAACTATAGCTGTGAGTGACTCCTCGTCCATTCACAGTGAGAAGCTGCGCAGTCTCGCCCGAGACATTTCTGAAATCAGCCACGAGAACATCTCCAGCCGACATGGTGGAGAAAAACCTGCTGAGGAACCG GCTAAGCCCCGCCCATGTCCGAAAGGAGGCGTGTGTTTCACTGATGGCCGAAGGAGAGTTGATTACGTTCTCGTGTATCACTGCAAAAGACGCCTTTCCATCGTCACTAATGGAAACCTGCCTCCTGAGAGTCCCGCCCCTCATCACACAGACCCGCAAGCCAACCTGGCAGAGGCGGAGTTGGAGGTGGGCATGGCTTCAGGCCCAGGTGAAGCAGAAAAGGCCCTGATCAGGGAGGAGTTTGAGCGAGGGCTACAGGAGCAAGGTTTGGAGATCGAACGAGATGAagag atgaAGACAGTCCGTTTTACACGTCTTCATGTCCCCTGGTCGGTGCTGAGTCGTGAGGCAGAGCTTCTAAAGATCAAAGTTCCTACCAAAAGA ATTTACGAGCTGAAGGAGAAGATGGGACTCGCTGGACTCCTGAGTTCACTGTGGGAGAAGCTCAACCAGCCCTTTCAGCCTGGAGTTCCTGGTCCTCCACACAACCCTCACACACGTGTCCTGTCTCTACCATTCAACAGAGAGAAGCTACACct GTTTGATATTAAGTCGAGGAACACACTCTTCGACACGGCGACGCGAGGGAGAATA GTGTTTGAGATCCTGAGACGCACGGCGTGTACACAGGCGTGTCAGACTCTGG GAATCACGTCGTTACTGGCTCGAGGTGTGTACGACGCAGCGTTTCCCTTACACGAT GGAGATTTTACCTCCGACGCTAAAGAACTGCGCAATGACAGACAG TTGTTACATGATGAATGGGCCAATTATGGAGTTTTCTTCAAGTACCAGCCAGTGGATCTCATCAG GAGGTACTTTGGGGAGAAGATCGGTCTGTACTTTGCCTGGTTAGGAGTTTATACCCAGCTGCTTATTCCCGCCTCAGCGATGGGGATCGTGGTGTTCCTGTATGGCTGGATGACTGTAGATACAAACATTCCcag cCAGGAGATGTGTGATAAGCGTCTGAACTTCACCATGTGTCCTCtgtgtgatgaagtgtgtgATTATTGGCAGTTGAGCAGTATGTGCAGCACGGCGCAGGCCAGCTATCTGTTCGACAATCACGCCACCGTCGCCTTCGCCATCTTCATGTGCCTCTGGG gcgcTGTATTTCTGGAGCATTGGAAGAGGAGACAGAGGTGTCTGCAGCACAGTTGGGATCTTACAGGggttgaggatgaggag AACAGAGCTGAA gATGAGCTGCGACCAGCGTATGAAGATTTCCTCCTGCAGAAGcaacaaaaaaagtgcaaaaacaaattgaaaGATGAG TTAGATGAGAGGACACATGACAAAGGTAGAGAGAAGCTGATATCTGCGAAAAGAGGAGGACAGCCACTG TTTTCTTCAGAATCTCTGACGTGGAGAGACCGACTGCCAGGATTCTGCATCAACGTTTCCTCCATTCTTTTAATG gtgggagTCACTCTCTCGGCAGTATCCGGTGTCATCCTGTACCGCATCATCGTTTTTGCAGTGATGTCCATGAACCCTGACCACGAGGCCAAGGCAAATGTGCGTGTTACCGTGACGACCACAGCTGTCATCATCAACCTGCTGGTGGTCCTGGTGCTGGATGAGATCTATGGGGCTGTGGCAGCCTGGATCACAGAGCTGG aAATTCCGAAGACGGAAGCGGCGTTTGAGGAACATCTGATCCTGAAAACGTTTCTCCTCAAGAGCATGAACGCTTTTGCACCTGTCTTCTATGTAGCATTTTTTAAAGGCAG GTTTGCAGGACGTCCTGGTGATTATGTGTACGTCTTTAAAGATTTCCGTATGGAGGAG tgtgctCCTGCAGGTTGCCTGATTGAAGTGTGTATTCAGCTCGGTATGATCATGTTAGGGAAGCAGCTCATCCAGAACAATGTGTTTGAGATCGCCATACC AAAGCTGAAGAAGATGTATCGTAAAtataaagaggagaaagaaggaggagaaaagaagaagaaagacaaagatCCGAATCGGCCTCGACATCGCTGGGATTTAGATTACCAGCTGGAGCCGTATGAGGGTCTGAGTCCAGAGTACATGGAAATGA TTATCCAGTACGGCTTTGTGACGCTCTTCGTGGCCTCGTTCCCGCTCGCTCCCGTCTTCGCTCTGCTCAATAACGTCATTGAGATTCGACTCGATGCTGCAAAGTTTGTGACAGAAATCCGGCGGCCTGATGCAGTCAGAGCGAAGGAGATCG GAATATGGTACAACATCCTCAGTGGCATCAGCAAGTTTGCTGTTATCACAAAT GCGTTCGTTATTTCCTTCACGTCTGAGTTCATTCCCCGGATGGTGTATCAGTATCTGTACAGTGAAACAGGAACCATGCATGGTTTTATAGACCACACACTGGCTTACTTCAACACCAGCAACTTCAGACCAGGCACCGCCCCCAACAGCACACGCCTCGACCGGGAACTTCAAATCTGCAG gtaTAAAGATTATCGAGATCCCCCCTGGTCTCCTGAATCGTATCAGCTCTCGAAGCAGTACTGGTCTGTTCTCGCTGCCCGACTTGCTTTCGTCATCTTTTTCCAG aaccTGGCGATGTTCCTCAGTATGCTGGTGGCATGGTTGATTCCGGATGTTCCCCACTCTTTGAAGGACTGCCTGAAGCGGGAAAAGGCCTTGTTGCTAGATCTTCTTCTTAGCGAGGAGGTGGAGAAACAGCGACGGCATCCATTCCAGCATCAGGCCAATATCAACATAACAGTCAACACCTCAGAGGAGGAGACCATAGTAGATATCGAGCCAGACTGTAGAATCATTCAGCAGAGCCAGACAACTGAGAATGAGTTACAGTCGGCAGACAAGGAGAACCTAGCAGGAGAGGAACCTGAATCTACCACTGTGGAACCAATTATACCTGAAAAGGATCATCAGTCTCTTACTACATCAGATCCTCACTTAAATCAGTCTGTTCTTCAGGGTCAAGAAAACCTATTCAAATCACACTACCAAGACTTTTATCCGAAAGGACCTCCACTTCGGAATCTAGCCTCCAGGTCCAGGAGCCGCTGCCAAACCCTTCCACCCAGACAAAGAGGAGATGGACCTGGAGGTGGCTCAAGAAAACCCAGCCACTCCACTAGCTTTGTGCATTTCAACCAGAGCTTTTCTCAAAAAAACAGTGAGAACTTACAAAGAAGTCCCATTGTACCTTTACAACCTCCATCTAAACATCAATCCAGCAAATCATCTTCTAAAACAGAGCTCCAGTCAGTTGGCAGTCAGCTATCAGTGGTGTCCTGCCATTCCTTTGAAACCGAGCTCCAAGCAGAAGCACCATCATGCTCTTTGTCCAAACAGGAAATAACAAGCAGCCAGAAACCCTGGGTGCAATCACCATCTAAGCCAGAGTTTTCAGAGAGCCGATCAGCAGCATTGTCACGTCCTCCATCCAAACCAGAACTCTCAGTAAGTCAGTCTGCTGTACTACCAAGACCTCCATCCAAACCTGAGATTATAGGGAGCATTACAAAAGGACTTCCACTCCAGGACCCTGCTACCAGAATCAAGTCCCGCTGTAAGACTCTTCCTCCCAGATATAAAGGACCTGATCCACCACTCAGAACCACCCACTCCACCAGCTTCACAAACATCAACAACACACCTCCATTATCCAGTGATGTGATGCACAACCCACCTGTGTAA
- the LOC124395968 gene encoding anoctamin-1 isoform X3 gives MSFHRSGSERWNGAPECLRGTIAVSDSSSIHSEKLRSLARDISEISHENISSRHGGEKPAEEPAKPRPCPKGGVCFTDGRRRVDYVLVYHCKRRLSIVTNGNLPPESPAPHHTDPQANLAEAELEVGMASGPGEAEKALIREEFERGLQEQGLEIERDEEMKTVRFTRLHVPWSVLSREAELLKIKVPTKRIYELKEKMGLAGLLSSLWEKLNQPFQPGVPGPPHNPHTRVLSLPFNREKLHLFDIKSRNTLFDTATRGRIVFEILRRTACTQACQTLGITSLLARGVYDAAFPLHDGDFTSDAKELRNDRQLLHDEWANYGVFFKYQPVDLIRRYFGEKIGLYFAWLGVYTQLLIPASAMGIVVFLYGWMTVDTNIPSQEMCDKRLNFTMCPLCDEVCDYWQLSSMCSTAQASYLFDNHATVAFAIFMCLWGAVFLEHWKRRQRCLQHSWDLTGVEDEENRAEDELRPAYEDFLLQKQQKKCKNKLKDELDERTHDKGREKLISAKRGGQPLFSSESLTWRDRLPGFCINVSSILLMVGVTLSAVSGVILYRIIVFAVMSMNPDHEAKANVRVTVTTTAVIINLLVVLVLDEIYGAVAAWITELEIPKTEAAFEEHLILKTFLLKSMNAFAPVFYVAFFKGRFAGRPGDYVYVFKDFRMEECAPAGCLIEVCIQLGMIMLGKQLIQNNVFEIAIPKLKKMYRKYKEEKEGGEKKKKDKDPNRPRHRWDLDYQLEPYEGLSPEYMEMIIQYGFVTLFVASFPLAPVFALLNNVIEIRLDAAKFVTEIRRPDAVRAKEIGIWYNILSGISKFAVITNAFVISFTSEFIPRMVYQYLYSETGTMHGFIDHTLAYFNTSNFRPGTAPNSTRLDRELQICIKIIEIPPGLLNRISSRSSTGLFSLPDLLSSSFSRTWRCSSVCWWHG, from the exons AGAGATGGAACGGAGCTCCGGAGTGCCTGCGAGGAACTATAGCTGTGAGTGACTCCTCGTCCATTCACAGTGAGAAGCTGCGCAGTCTCGCCCGAGACATTTCTGAAATCAGCCACGAGAACATCTCCAGCCGACATGGTGGAGAAAAACCTGCTGAGGAACCG GCTAAGCCCCGCCCATGTCCGAAAGGAGGCGTGTGTTTCACTGATGGCCGAAGGAGAGTTGATTACGTTCTCGTGTATCACTGCAAAAGACGCCTTTCCATCGTCACTAATGGAAACCTGCCTCCTGAGAGTCCCGCCCCTCATCACACAGACCCGCAAGCCAACCTGGCAGAGGCGGAGTTGGAGGTGGGCATGGCTTCAGGCCCAGGTGAAGCAGAAAAGGCCCTGATCAGGGAGGAGTTTGAGCGAGGGCTACAGGAGCAAGGTTTGGAGATCGAACGAGATGAagag atgaAGACAGTCCGTTTTACACGTCTTCATGTCCCCTGGTCGGTGCTGAGTCGTGAGGCAGAGCTTCTAAAGATCAAAGTTCCTACCAAAAGA ATTTACGAGCTGAAGGAGAAGATGGGACTCGCTGGACTCCTGAGTTCACTGTGGGAGAAGCTCAACCAGCCCTTTCAGCCTGGAGTTCCTGGTCCTCCACACAACCCTCACACACGTGTCCTGTCTCTACCATTCAACAGAGAGAAGCTACACct GTTTGATATTAAGTCGAGGAACACACTCTTCGACACGGCGACGCGAGGGAGAATA GTGTTTGAGATCCTGAGACGCACGGCGTGTACACAGGCGTGTCAGACTCTGG GAATCACGTCGTTACTGGCTCGAGGTGTGTACGACGCAGCGTTTCCCTTACACGAT GGAGATTTTACCTCCGACGCTAAAGAACTGCGCAATGACAGACAG TTGTTACATGATGAATGGGCCAATTATGGAGTTTTCTTCAAGTACCAGCCAGTGGATCTCATCAG GAGGTACTTTGGGGAGAAGATCGGTCTGTACTTTGCCTGGTTAGGAGTTTATACCCAGCTGCTTATTCCCGCCTCAGCGATGGGGATCGTGGTGTTCCTGTATGGCTGGATGACTGTAGATACAAACATTCCcag cCAGGAGATGTGTGATAAGCGTCTGAACTTCACCATGTGTCCTCtgtgtgatgaagtgtgtgATTATTGGCAGTTGAGCAGTATGTGCAGCACGGCGCAGGCCAGCTATCTGTTCGACAATCACGCCACCGTCGCCTTCGCCATCTTCATGTGCCTCTGGG gcgcTGTATTTCTGGAGCATTGGAAGAGGAGACAGAGGTGTCTGCAGCACAGTTGGGATCTTACAGGggttgaggatgaggag AACAGAGCTGAA gATGAGCTGCGACCAGCGTATGAAGATTTCCTCCTGCAGAAGcaacaaaaaaagtgcaaaaacaaattgaaaGATGAG TTAGATGAGAGGACACATGACAAAGGTAGAGAGAAGCTGATATCTGCGAAAAGAGGAGGACAGCCACTG TTTTCTTCAGAATCTCTGACGTGGAGAGACCGACTGCCAGGATTCTGCATCAACGTTTCCTCCATTCTTTTAATG gtgggagTCACTCTCTCGGCAGTATCCGGTGTCATCCTGTACCGCATCATCGTTTTTGCAGTGATGTCCATGAACCCTGACCACGAGGCCAAGGCAAATGTGCGTGTTACCGTGACGACCACAGCTGTCATCATCAACCTGCTGGTGGTCCTGGTGCTGGATGAGATCTATGGGGCTGTGGCAGCCTGGATCACAGAGCTGG aAATTCCGAAGACGGAAGCGGCGTTTGAGGAACATCTGATCCTGAAAACGTTTCTCCTCAAGAGCATGAACGCTTTTGCACCTGTCTTCTATGTAGCATTTTTTAAAGGCAG GTTTGCAGGACGTCCTGGTGATTATGTGTACGTCTTTAAAGATTTCCGTATGGAGGAG tgtgctCCTGCAGGTTGCCTGATTGAAGTGTGTATTCAGCTCGGTATGATCATGTTAGGGAAGCAGCTCATCCAGAACAATGTGTTTGAGATCGCCATACC AAAGCTGAAGAAGATGTATCGTAAAtataaagaggagaaagaaggaggagaaaagaagaagaaagacaaagatCCGAATCGGCCTCGACATCGCTGGGATTTAGATTACCAGCTGGAGCCGTATGAGGGTCTGAGTCCAGAGTACATGGAAATGA TTATCCAGTACGGCTTTGTGACGCTCTTCGTGGCCTCGTTCCCGCTCGCTCCCGTCTTCGCTCTGCTCAATAACGTCATTGAGATTCGACTCGATGCTGCAAAGTTTGTGACAGAAATCCGGCGGCCTGATGCAGTCAGAGCGAAGGAGATCG GAATATGGTACAACATCCTCAGTGGCATCAGCAAGTTTGCTGTTATCACAAAT GCGTTCGTTATTTCCTTCACGTCTGAGTTCATTCCCCGGATGGTGTATCAGTATCTGTACAGTGAAACAGGAACCATGCATGGTTTTATAGACCACACACTGGCTTACTTCAACACCAGCAACTTCAGACCAGGCACCGCCCCCAACAGCACACGCCTCGACCGGGAACTTCAAATCT gtaTAAAGATTATCGAGATCCCCCCTGGTCTCCTGAATCGTATCAGCTCTCGAAGCAGTACTGGTCTGTTCTCGCTGCCCGACTTGCTTTCGTCATCTTTTTCCAG aaccTGGCGATGTTCCTCAGTATGCTGGTGGCATGGTTGA